In the genome of Xanthomonas hortorum pv. pelargonii, the window AATCCTCGACCAGCAACGTGGTACCGGTCATCTCGGCGCCCTTGCCCTTGCCGATGTACTCGCCCTTGACCGTGTAGCGCATCGGCTTGTCGTTGATGTACAGCGTATCGCCGTGGAAACCGATCTTGTCGCCGGGCAGGCCGACCACGCGCTTGATCCAGTTCTGATCAGGCGCATGCGGCAGCTTGAACACCACCACGTCGCCACGCTTGGGCTCGCCGGTCGGAATGAACTTGGTATTGGTGATCGGCAGACGGAAACCGTAAGCGAACTTGTTGACCAGGATGAAGTCGCCGATCAGCAGATTGGGCATCATCGAACTGGACGGAATCTTGTACGGCTCGGCCACGAAGCTGCGCAGGATCAGCACCACCGCCAACACCGGAAAGAACGCGCGCGAGTAGTCGATGATCGCCGGCTCACTGTCCAGCAGCCCGGCACGTGCGGCGCGGCGCTTGGCCAGAAACAACTTGTCCAGCAGCCAGATGAAGCCGGTGCCCAGCGTCAGTACGACCAGGGCGATTTCAAACCATTTCATTGATGTTCCTTTCGGAAAGGGAATCGAGAATCGAGAATGGGGAATCGGAACAGCAGGAGCGCTTGCGCCCTTACGATTCCCGATTCCCGATTTACCATTCCCAGCTACTTATCCATCTGCAGGACAGCCAGGAAGGCCTCCTGCGGAATCTCCACGCGGCCGACCTGCTTCATGCGCTTCTTGCCTTCTTTCTGCTTTTCCAGCAGCTTTTTCTTGCGCGAAACGTCGCCACCATAGCACTTGGCCAACACGTTCTTGCGCATCGCCTTGACCGTGGAGCGCGAGATGATCTGCGCGCCGACGGCGGCTTGAATTGCCACGTCGAACATCTGTCGCGGGATCAATTCCTTCATCTTCTCGCACAGCTCGCGGCCGCGCCGATCGGCGTAGCTGCGGTGCACGATGATGCTCAGCGCATCGACCTTGTCGCCGTTGATCAGCGTGTCCACACGTACGAACGGGCCGGCATCGAAACGCAGGAAGTGATAATCCAGCGAGGCGTAACCGCGCGAGACCGACTTGAGCTTGTCGAAGAAATCCAGCACCACTTCGGCCATCGGCAACTCGTAGCTGATCTGCACCTGGCTGCCCAGGTAGTTGATGCCGATCTGGCTGCCGCGCTTTTCTTCGCACAAGGTGATGATGTTGCCGACGTAATCCGGCGGGGTGAGGATATTGGCGCGAATGATCGGCTCGCGGATCTCTTCCACATGGTTCAACGGCGGCAGCTTGGACGGATTGTCCATCGGAATAATGCTGCCGTCGGTCTTGAGCACTTCATAGACCACGGTCGGCGCGGTCGAGATCAGATTGAGGTTGTACTCGCGCTCCAGCCGCTCCTGCACGATTTCCATGTGCAGCATGCCCAGGAAGCCGCAGCGGAAGCCGAAGCCCATCGCCTCGGAACTTTCCGGCTCGAAGCGCAGGGCGGCATCGTTCAGACGCAACTTGTCCAGCGCTTCGCGCAGGTCCGGATAATCCTCGGCATCGACCGGGAACAGGCCGGCGAACACGCGCGGCTGCATTTCCTGGAACCCGGGTAGCGCATGCGGTGCCGGGTCGGAGGCCAGGGTCAAGGTATCGCCGACCGGCGCGCCGTGCACGTCCTTGATCGAGGCGTTGATCCAGCCCACTTCGCCGGCGCCCAACGCGGGCAATTCCTTGCGCTTGGGGGTGAACACGCCGACCTTGTCGACCAGATGGGTGCGGCCGGTGGACATCACCAGGATCTTGCTGCCCGGCTTGATCTCGCCCTGCATCACGCGCACCAGCGAGACCACGCCCAGGTAGTTGTCGAACCAGGAGTCGATGATCAGCGCCTGCAGCTTGTCGGTATCGCGCGGCTTGGGCGGCGGAATGCGCTGCACGATCGCTTCCAGCACCAGATCGACGTTGAAGCCGGTCTTGGCGCTGACCGCCACCGCGTCTTCGGCATCGATGCCGATCACCGCTTCGATCTCGGCCTTGGCGCGCTCGATGTCGGCGGTGGGCAGGTCGATCTTGTTGAGCACCGGCACCACTTCCAGGCCCTGCTCCACCGCGGTGTAGCAGTTGGCGACCGATTGCGCTTCCACGCCCTGGGCTGCATCCACCACCAACAACGCGCCTTCGCACGCGGCCAGCGAGCGGCTGACTTCATAGGAGAAGTCGACATGCCCGGGGGTGTCGATAAAGTTCAGTTGGTAGACCTGCCCGTCCTTGGCCGTGTACGGCAAAGACACCGACTGCGCCTTGATCGTGATGCCACGCTCGCGCTCGATCGGGTTGGAGTCGAGCACCTGGGCTTCCATCTCGCGCGCCTGAAGGCCGCCGCACAGCTGGATGATCCGGTCGGCCAGGGTGGATTTCCCGTGGTCGACGTGGGCAATGATGGAGAAGTTGCGGATGTTCCGCATTGAATCAGAGGACATTGAGGTGGGCGCCGGCGGTGCCGTCGTCAGGGTAACGCAGCATTATCGCACGCTACGGCCCCGCAGGGCCGAGAATCGGGAATCGGAAGTGGGGAATCGGAAAAGCCAGGCGAGCTATCGCCTCGCGGAGCCGCTCTTGCCAATCCCGATTCCCGATTCTCCATTCCCTCCCTCAGCCGCCAGCCTTCAAAGCGACATAGCTGGTGGCCTTGCCGTCGGTGACCAGCAGCATGACCACATCGCCCTTCTTGACACTGGCCAGCGCGCGATTGATGTCGGCGACGCTGCCGACCTTGGTGCGACCGACACGCGCGATGATCAGGCCCGGCGACAACGGCGGCTGGGTGCTGCGCGCTGCCGCGCCAGTGACCGAGGCGATGCGCACGCCCTCGCCCGCTTCCAGGCCGAGGCGACTGCGCTCGGCGGCGGTCAGATCGGCGAGCTGCAGCCCGAGCAATTCCACACTGGCCGGTGCGCTGGGCTTGCTGTCGTCGGCAGCGGTGCGCGGTGCAGCGTTGCCGGCCGGGTTGTCCAGCGTCGCCAGCGTGACCGTCACCTTGCGCGGCTTGCCGTCGCGCAGGACATCCAGCGTGACCTTGGTGCCCGGCGCCATCAGGCCGATCATCGGCGGCAGATCGCTGGCCGCCTCGATCGGCTTGCCGTTGACGGCGGTGATCACATCGCCCACTTCGATCCCGGCCTTTGCTGCCGGGCTGCCGGCGGGAATGTCGTTGACCAGCGCGCCGCGCGTGTCCGGCAGGCCAAGGCCCTGCGCCTTGAGCGAATCGATCGGGCCGACCGCCACACCCAGCATGCCGCGACTCACATGCCCGGTGGCCTTGATCTGTTCGGCGGCACTGAAGGCCAGGTCGATCGGGATCGCAAAACTGATCCCCATGTAGCCGCCCGAGGCGGAGAAGATCTGCGAATTGATGCCGACCACTTCGCCACGCGTGTTGAGCAGCGGGCCACCGGAGTTGCCCTGATTGATCGCCACGTCGGTCTGGATGAAGGGCACGTAGCGCTGATCCGCATACGGGTTGCTGCGGCCGGTGGCACTGACGATACCGGCGGTCACCGAGTGATCCAACCCGAACGGCGAGCCGATCGCCACCACCCACTGGCCCGGCTTGAGCGGATTGGAATCGCCCAGGCGCACCGTTGGCAGGCCCTTGGCCTCGATCTTCAGCAGCGCCACGTCGAACTGCTCGTCGCTGCCGACCACCTTGGCCTTGAACTCGCGCCTGTCGGTCAGCTTGACGGTCACTTCGCTGGCGCCATCGACCACGTGGTGGTTGGTCAGCACATAGCCATCGGCCGAAATGATGAAGCCCGAGCCCATCGACTTGCCGGCAATGCCGCCATCGTCATCTCCCTGCCCTGGGCCACCCGGCCCCTGGCGCGGCCCGCCCGGCATCTGGAAATCCGGCCCGAAGAAGCGGCGGAAGAACTCCGGCATCTGCTCATCGCCCGGCATCGCGCCGCCGTCCTGCCCACCCGGCCCACCGCGCCGCTGGCGCGCCATGGCGTCCTTGCGGGTGATGGTGGTTTCGATATTGACCACGCCCGGGCCGACCTGTTCGACCAAATTGGTGAAGTCCGGCAGGCCCGCCACCAGCTGCGGCGCCGGCGTGGCGCTGCGGTTGGCGGCAATCGGTGCGGCGTCCTTGGCAGCGGGCGCGGGCTGCTGCGCGCAGGCGGCCAACGGCAGGGTCATGGCGATCAGGCCGAACATCTGGGTGCGGATGCGATGGTTCATCAGGATTGCCTCCGATGGCAGGGCGACAGGGGCCAAAGCCCCTGCCTTTGCAGGGGTCCGGCACGATAACGGAAGGGAGGACGCCGAACGGATGAAGGTTGGCGGCGGGATCAGTCTTGCGGCGGCTGCACCGGCAGCGGCCGGCTCGCTGACGGGCTGGCAATCGCTTGCGGCGCAGGCTCGAACGGATAGAACGCCGGGCCCGGGCGGCTTTGACTGAAGCTGGCATTGAGCGGACTGTCGCCAGCACCGGACAAGGCCGCGCGCGGCCAGGGCCGCGCCTGCAATGTCGTCTCGGAATGCGTGAACGGGTTCGACGGCGCGACCGGACTCACTGCCGGGGCAACCGGTGCCGGCGTGGCAGCGGCCACCATGCGGTTCGGCGTCTGCTGCTGGCGGGCAGCGACACTGCGTGCGGCCTGCTGATTGCGCGTGGCCGCACCGCGACGGGCGGAAGCCAGCGCGGCGGCAGGCACCGCTGCAGCGAGCGCGACAACCTCGTCAGGTGCGGCCGGATCCGGTGTCGCCGGCGCTTTCGGCGCAGCAGGCGGCTGCACTGCGGCGGGCATCTGCGCGGCCGAGGCGAATACCGGCACCTGGGCGGCGGGCCGCGCCGTCTCGGGCAAACGCTCGCGCGCCATGAACAAGGCGATCGCTGCGACCGATGCCGCAATCGCCGCGCCACCACCCCAGCGCCAGCGTGCTGCCGGACGCGTGGATGGCTGCGCTTGAGGTACGGGCTCTTCGGCAATAGCCGTGCGCACACGCGCTGCGAAATCCAGCGGTGCAGGCGCACTGGCTGCGCCACGCAGCACATCGCCGCACAGCTGCCAACGTTCGTGGCAACCGGCCAGCTCGTCGTCGTGGGCCAGACGGCGCAACAAGAAGCGCGACTCGTCGGCGTTCAATTCGCCATCCACCAGCGCAGACAGCTGCTGGCGATAGTGAAGCTCGAACTTGTCAGTGGTGGACATCACAGGGGTATGGCTCATACGCGGTGTCGCTCACGGGTAGCGCTTTCGGTCTCCAGCAGAGGCCGCAGCTCGATGTCGATGGCCTCGCGCGCCCGGAAGATGCGCGAGCGCACCGTTCCGATCGGGCAATCCATTTTTCGCGCGATTTCGTCGTAGCTCAGCCCATCCACCTCGCGCAGGGTGATGGCCGACCGAAGTTCTTCCGGCAGGGCTTGGACCGCACGCATCACCGTTTGTTCCAGCTCCTGTCGCATCAATTCGCGCTCCGGGGTGTCGGTGTCGCGCAAGCGTGTCGCCCCATCGAACTGCTCGGCATCGCTGATCTCGATGTCGTCGGTGGGCGGACGGCGGTTGTGCGCAACCAGATGGTTCTTGGCAGTGTTCACGGCAATGCGGTGCAACCATGTATAGAACTGCGAATCGCCGCGGAAACTGTTGATCGCGCGGTAGGCGCGCACAAACGTATCCTGGGCCACATCCTGACATTCGCTCCAATCGGCGATGTAGCGCCCGATCAACGCAACGATGCGGTGCTGGTATTTGCGCACCAGCACATCGAACGCTGCGCTCTCTCCGCGCTGCGCACGCCGGACCAGTTCCAGGTCCAGCTCCTGAGGTGTATCGACTTCGGCCATGTCGGGCCGCACTCCTGTCAGCCCACCGAAGTCGGGCAATGAGACCGCCATTGAAAAGAAAAGTTCATACCGATCCGTACGATCGTCACGCATCAGGGTAGCGGCACCGATGCGCCGCTGGCGACGCCTCGCACCAAGCGCACGCGGCCCTGTCGACAGGTATGGGTATTTGACGTGAAGGAAACAACCTCTGGATGATAACGATCTTTCCTTATATCTCCGGACGGCCAGACGCATGCTTCCAGGTTTCGACGGGCTCCGATTCAGCCATTGGCAGGCCGACCTGCGCGAGGACGGCGTGGTCGTGCTCAGCCTTGATCGCCAAGGTGCACCGGTCAACGCGTTTTCGCAGGAGGTGCTGCTCGAACTGGGCGCGCTGATCGAACGACTGGCACTGGAGCCGCCCAAGGGCGTGGTGCTGCGCTCGGGCAAGGCCAACGGCTTCATCGCCGGCGCCGACCTCAAGGAATTTCAGGAATTCGACCGCAAAGGCACCGTCAACGACGCGATCCAGCGCGGCCAGAGCGTGTTTCAGAAGCTGGCCGAACTGCCCTGCCCTACGGTCGCGGCGATCCACGGCTTCTGCATGGGCGGCGGGACCGAGATTGCGCTGGCGTGCCGTTACCGCGTGGCGTCCGACGATGGCAGCACGCGCATCGGCCTGCCGGAAACCAAGCTCGGCATCTTTCCCGGCTGGGGCGGCAGCGCCCGCTTGCCGCGTTTGATCGGTGCGCCGGCAGCGATGGATTTGATGCTGACCGGCCGTACCGTGTCGGCCAAGGCCGCGCGCGCGATGGGCCTGATCGACAAGGTCGCTGCGCCTGCGGTGCTGGTCGATGTCGCCGCCGCACTGGCGCTCACCGGCAGCAAACGCCCGTTCAAACAACGCGCCACTGCGTGGGCCACCAACACCTTGCTTGCGCGCAAGCTGCTGGCGTCACAGATGCGCAAGCAGGTCGCACGCAAGGCGCGCAAGGAGCATTACCCGGCGCCGTACGCGCTGATCAACGTGTGGGAACGTGCCGGCGGCGGCGGCATCCAGGCTCGTCTGGCCGCCGAGCGCAAGGCGGTGGTGAAACTCGCCAGCACACCGACCGCGCGCAATCTGATCCGCATCTTCTTCCTCACCGAGCGCTTGAAAGCACTGGGCGGCAAGGACGCTGGCACTGCGGCGCTGGCTCCTATCCGCCATGTACATGTGATCGGCGCCGGCGTGATGGGTGGCGATATCGCGGCCTGGGCGGCCTACAAGGGTTTCGAGGTCACGCTGCAGGATCGCGAGCAGCGCTTTATCGATACCGCGCTGACGCGCGGCGGCGAGTTGTTCGACAAGCGCGTGAAAGACGAGGCCAAGCGGCCGGCAGTGGCGGCGCGCCTGCGCGGCGATCTGGCCGGTGCGGGCGTGGCGCAGGCGGACCTGGTGATCGAAGCGATCATCGAAAATCCGCAGGCCAAGCGCGATCTGTATCAATCCATCGAGCCACAGCTCAAGCCCGATGCGTTGCTGACCACCAACACCTCGTCGATTCCGTTGACCGAGTTGCGTGGACACATCCAGCGTCCGGCGCAGTTCGCCGGCCTGCACTACTTCAATCCGGTGTCGATGATGCCGCTGGTGGAAATCGTGCAGCACGACGGCCTGGATCCGGCCAACGTCGCGCGCCTGGCCGCGTTCTGCAAGGCGCTGGACAAATTCCCGGTGCCGGTGGCCGGCACACCCGGTTTCCTGGTCAATCGCGTGCTGTTCCCGTATCTGCTCGAGGCGGCCACCGCGTATGCCGAAGGCGTGCCGGGCCCGGTGCTGGACAAGACCGCAGTGAAGTTCGGCATGCCGATGGGACCGATCGAACTGATCGATACGGTGGGGCTGGATGTTGCCGCCGGCGTGGGCGCAGAGCTCGCGCCGTTCCTGCACCTGCCGATTCCTGCGGCGCTGGCCACCGTGGAGCCAGGCAAGCGCGGCAAGAAGGACGGCCAGGGGTTGTACAAGTGGGAGAACGGGCGCGCGGTCAAACCCGAGGTCGCCAGCGGCTACGCGGTACCGGCCGATCTTGAAGACCGCTTGATCCTGCCGCTGCTCAACGAAGCGGTCGCCTGCCTGCACGACGGCGTAGTGGCCGATGCGGATCTGCTCGATGCGGGCGTTATCTTTGGCACCGGCTTTGCCCCGTTCCGCGGCGGCCCGATCCAGCACATCCGCAGTGTCGGCGCCGACGCGCTACTGGAACGTTTGCAGGCACTGCATGCGCGTTACGGCGATCGTTTTGCGCCGCGCCCAGGTTGGGAGTCGCCGTTGTTGCGTGAAGCGGTGGCGTGAGATGTTGAGGGTGTCTGTTGCTGCAATCAGACGCTCAATCGAGAAGCAATTGGCGAATGAGATGATCTGAACATCGTTGCGCAGCAAGCCATCGACAGAGACGTTGCAAGCAACCAACAACAACGGCGAGCCAAGGCTCGCCGTTGTTGTTTACACAGTTGCAAATTGACTCAGAAACGCAGGCCCACACTGGTGAAGACGTAGCGGCCAGCCTGGTCGTAGCCGCCGAGCGAGTTGCCGTTGTAGGTCAAGCTGCCACCCACCAGTGGCGGCTCCTTGTCTGCGATGTTGTTGACGCCCAGCGTCCAGGTCACGTAATCGCCCAACTGCATCGAACCGGAAAGGTCGAAATAGTTGTAGGCAGAGACCTTGTTGTCCTGATTGACCAGGCGCACGTCGGTGGTCCCCGGCGTGCCGTCGGTGTTCTGGTAGTCCAGCTCACCGATATAGCGCCAGCGCAGACTGACGGTGTAGCGATCGAAGTTGTAGCGCGTGCTCAGCACATGCCGCCACTCGGCACTGTTGCACGCTACGTTGACCACGCCCGCGCAGTCGTAGGTCACTTCCTGCACACCCGGAACCGGCTCGTATTCCTGCTTGAGGGCATAGCTACCCATCATCGAGGCGGTCAGGCGGCCCGGGCCGACACTCCATGCATACGACGCAGTCAGATCGATACCCTGGAAGTGCAATGAGCCGAAATTGTCCTGGGAATTGAAGATCAGACCGGAGATGTCCGCATCGCTGCCGCGGAACAGATCGCCTGTCGTGGCATTGCGGCGGACGCGGCTGCAGATATCCGCATTGCCGGTCACACCGCAGGCGGTCAGGATGTTGGATGAACCGATCGAACGGATCGCATCGTCGATCTTGATGTCGTAGTAATCCACGCTCAGATCGAGCCCCTTGATCGGGCTGGCAGCAAAGCCGACGGTCCAGGTGTTGGCCGTTTCCGGCTGCAGTGAAGCATTACCGCCGCCGATTTCGTTGTACTGACCCGCCGGGTTTGCTGCAACGCGGCCGTACTGCGCCGCCGTCACGCCAGTGTTGGCGCACTGGGCCTGGGTAAATGTCGGATTGGCGCCAGCGCAGGGGTCGCTCCCGTTCCACAAATTGATTGTATTTTCGTTGTACAGCTCGGTGACGTTCGGAGCGCGGATCGCACGGTTCCAGCCTGCACGCAGGTGGTATTTGCCATCGACAAACGTCGCACCCAGACCGGCCTTGTAAGTGCTGACGCCCCCGGAGATGTCGTAGTCCGAGTAGCGATAGCCAAGCTGCATGTCGAGGTTGTCCAGGCTACCTGCCTTCGCCAACAACGGCACCGCACCTTCCAGAAACAGTTCCTTGACGCTGATGTCGCCGGACACGTTGGAGGTGGGACCACCCAGACCGGTGAAGTTGCCGGTCTGCATATTGCTGTCGGCCACCCGCTTGAAGGTCTCGGTGCGGGTTTCCACACCACCGACCACGCTGATCGGGTTATCGCCGGCCCACGGCAGGCTATAGCCAAAGTTGCCGGTCACGTAGGCGTTGAACACGCGCATCGAGGTTTCGTAATTGACGATACCCACGCCCTGCAGGGCTTCTGCCTCGGCTGCGGTGACGCTATCGTTCCACACGCTGTACGGAACGCAGCCGTCGAACGAGCCGGGCTGGCAGCCCAACAGTGCATCACGCACGCGGGTGGTCACGAAGTCGTTGATGTTCTCGGACTTGGTGGTGCTGCGGTTGTAGGTAAACGATGCGTCGTAGGACCAGTTGTCGTTGATATCGCCCTGCGCACCGCTGGTGATGCTGAAACTGTTGCTGTCCGAATTGGTGATACGCGGGCCACCTTCGACGTTGCGCTTGGCAACGTACACGGTGAACTCGTCATCGGTGATGCCGACATCGTTACACAGGCTGCCAAGCACCGAAGTGCCGCAATTGACATTGAGATCGGTAAAGAACGCACCCGATGGCGCAATCTGCGTCGAACTCTTGCGGTTGACGAACAAGGTTTCGAGGTAGGGCTTGAAGTGCTCGTTCACTTCGTACTTGAAGCTGCTGCCGGCGGTATAGCGCGTATCCGGGCGCTGGTAGTAATTCACCGGCGCAAAGTTGTAGAGATTCGGAGACGCCACCTGCGACCAGGTGCCGCCTGCGGAAGGCTGCACGTAGAACGCACCCGCAGACGGCGCGACGACGTAGAAGTTTGCCGGGTCGGCGGTGGCCGAACCACCGCAAGCGGTACCACGGTTGCTCAATGCGCACGCAGAGTAGTCGCGCTGCCCCTGCAGCAATGGATCGTTCTCGCGCCAGGTCGCCCATGCGGTGGCGTGACCGGATTCGCCGAAGCTGCCGCCGATGGCAAGGTCCACGTTACGGGAGATACCGTCGAAGCCGGAATTGCCGGTCGGATAATCGTATCCCGCATCATCCATCAGGCCGCGCATCAGCTTGTTGCCATTGTCGTGCTGGTAGGCGTTGTAGCCCATGTCGACGCTGACACCTTCGAACTCGTCGTCCAGCACGAAGTTGACCACACCGGCGACGGCATCCGAGCCGTACACCGCAGAGGCGCCACC includes:
- the lepB gene encoding signal peptidase I; protein product: MKWFEIALVVLTLGTGFIWLLDKLFLAKRRAARAGLLDSEPAIIDYSRAFFPVLAVVLILRSFVAEPYKIPSSSMMPNLLIGDFILVNKFAYGFRLPITNTKFIPTGEPKRGDVVVFKLPHAPDQNWIKRVVGLPGDKIGFHGDTLYINDKPMRYTVKGEYIGKGKGAEMTGTTLLVEDLPGRTHTVLEWVDRNMPAGQGDWTVPAASYFVMGDNRDNSEDSRFWTQTHFLPEANLRGKAFLIWLNCEGWFCKGSFDPSRIGTGIQ
- the lepA gene encoding translation elongation factor 4 — translated: MRNIRNFSIIAHVDHGKSTLADRIIQLCGGLQAREMEAQVLDSNPIERERGITIKAQSVSLPYTAKDGQVYQLNFIDTPGHVDFSYEVSRSLAACEGALLVVDAAQGVEAQSVANCYTAVEQGLEVVPVLNKIDLPTADIERAKAEIEAVIGIDAEDAVAVSAKTGFNVDLVLEAIVQRIPPPKPRDTDKLQALIIDSWFDNYLGVVSLVRVMQGEIKPGSKILVMSTGRTHLVDKVGVFTPKRKELPALGAGEVGWINASIKDVHGAPVGDTLTLASDPAPHALPGFQEMQPRVFAGLFPVDAEDYPDLREALDKLRLNDAALRFEPESSEAMGFGFRCGFLGMLHMEIVQERLEREYNLNLISTAPTVVYEVLKTDGSIIPMDNPSKLPPLNHVEEIREPIIRANILTPPDYVGNIITLCEEKRGSQIGINYLGSQVQISYELPMAEVVLDFFDKLKSVSRGYASLDYHFLRFDAGPFVRVDTLINGDKVDALSIIVHRSYADRRGRELCEKMKELIPRQMFDVAIQAAVGAQIISRSTVKAMRKNVLAKCYGGDVSRKKKLLEKQKEGKKRMKQVGRVEIPQEAFLAVLQMDK
- a CDS encoding DegQ family serine endoprotease, producing the protein MNHRIRTQMFGLIAMTLPLAACAQQPAPAAKDAAPIAANRSATPAPQLVAGLPDFTNLVEQVGPGVVNIETTITRKDAMARQRRGGPGGQDGGAMPGDEQMPEFFRRFFGPDFQMPGGPRQGPGGPGQGDDDGGIAGKSMGSGFIISADGYVLTNHHVVDGASEVTVKLTDRREFKAKVVGSDEQFDVALLKIEAKGLPTVRLGDSNPLKPGQWVVAIGSPFGLDHSVTAGIVSATGRSNPYADQRYVPFIQTDVAINQGNSGGPLLNTRGEVVGINSQIFSASGGYMGISFAIPIDLAFSAAEQIKATGHVSRGMLGVAVGPIDSLKAQGLGLPDTRGALVNDIPAGSPAAKAGIEVGDVITAVNGKPIEAASDLPPMIGLMAPGTKVTLDVLRDGKPRKVTVTLATLDNPAGNAAPRTAADDSKPSAPASVELLGLQLADLTAAERSRLGLEAGEGVRIASVTGAAARSTQPPLSPGLIIARVGRTKVGSVADINRALASVKKGDVVMLLVTDGKATSYVALKAGG
- a CDS encoding sigma-E factor negative regulatory protein, which produces MSHTPVMSTTDKFELHYRQQLSALVDGELNADESRFLLRRLAHDDELAGCHERWQLCGDVLRGAASAPAPLDFAARVRTAIAEEPVPQAQPSTRPAARWRWGGGAAIAASVAAIALFMARERLPETARPAAQVPVFASAAQMPAAVQPPAAPKAPATPDPAAPDEVVALAAAVPAAALASARRGAATRNQQAARSVAARQQQTPNRMVAAATPAPVAPAVSPVAPSNPFTHSETTLQARPWPRAALSGAGDSPLNASFSQSRPGPAFYPFEPAPQAIASPSASRPLPVQPPQD
- the rpoE gene encoding RNA polymerase sigma factor RpoE, whose amino-acid sequence is MAEVDTPQELDLELVRRAQRGESAAFDVLVRKYQHRIVALIGRYIADWSECQDVAQDTFVRAYRAINSFRGDSQFYTWLHRIAVNTAKNHLVAHNRRPPTDDIEISDAEQFDGATRLRDTDTPERELMRQELEQTVMRAVQALPEELRSAITLREVDGLSYDEIARKMDCPIGTVRSRIFRAREAIDIELRPLLETESATRERHRV
- a CDS encoding 3-hydroxyacyl-CoA dehydrogenase NAD-binding domain-containing protein; the encoded protein is MLPGFDGLRFSHWQADLREDGVVVLSLDRQGAPVNAFSQEVLLELGALIERLALEPPKGVVLRSGKANGFIAGADLKEFQEFDRKGTVNDAIQRGQSVFQKLAELPCPTVAAIHGFCMGGGTEIALACRYRVASDDGSTRIGLPETKLGIFPGWGGSARLPRLIGAPAAMDLMLTGRTVSAKAARAMGLIDKVAAPAVLVDVAAALALTGSKRPFKQRATAWATNTLLARKLLASQMRKQVARKARKEHYPAPYALINVWERAGGGGIQARLAAERKAVVKLASTPTARNLIRIFFLTERLKALGGKDAGTAALAPIRHVHVIGAGVMGGDIAAWAAYKGFEVTLQDREQRFIDTALTRGGELFDKRVKDEAKRPAVAARLRGDLAGAGVAQADLVIEAIIENPQAKRDLYQSIEPQLKPDALLTTNTSSIPLTELRGHIQRPAQFAGLHYFNPVSMMPLVEIVQHDGLDPANVARLAAFCKALDKFPVPVAGTPGFLVNRVLFPYLLEAATAYAEGVPGPVLDKTAVKFGMPMGPIELIDTVGLDVAAGVGAELAPFLHLPIPAALATVEPGKRGKKDGQGLYKWENGRAVKPEVASGYAVPADLEDRLILPLLNEAVACLHDGVVADADLLDAGVIFGTGFAPFRGGPIQHIRSVGADALLERLQALHARYGDRFAPRPGWESPLLREAVA
- a CDS encoding TonB-dependent receptor, whose product is MRLKTTKLRDAIRVSLTVGAAALALSGTVMAQEQPSLDAKSLDTVNVTGTRIKSQTMTASSPVAEINKEEFQYSGSTKVEDLINQYPQLAATFDNFANNGSAGYATVDLRGLGAQRTLTLVNGRRIPKGIGESPDISIIPASLVRRVDILTGGASAVYGSDAVAGVVNFVLDDEFEGVSVDMGYNAYQHDNGNKLMRGLMDDAGYDYPTGNSGFDGISRNVDLAIGGSFGESGHATAWATWRENDPLLQGQRDYSACALSNRGTACGGSATADPANFYVVAPSAGAFYVQPSAGGTWSQVASPNLYNFAPVNYYQRPDTRYTAGSSFKYEVNEHFKPYLETLFVNRKSSTQIAPSGAFFTDLNVNCGTSVLGSLCNDVGITDDEFTVYVAKRNVEGGPRITNSDSNSFSITSGAQGDINDNWSYDASFTYNRSTTKSENINDFVTTRVRDALLGCQPGSFDGCVPYSVWNDSVTAAEAEALQGVGIVNYETSMRVFNAYVTGNFGYSLPWAGDNPISVVGGVETRTETFKRVADSNMQTGNFTGLGGPTSNVSGDISVKELFLEGAVPLLAKAGSLDNLDMQLGYRYSDYDISGGVSTYKAGLGATFVDGKYHLRAGWNRAIRAPNVTELYNENTINLWNGSDPCAGANPTFTQAQCANTGVTAAQYGRVAANPAGQYNEIGGGNASLQPETANTWTVGFAASPIKGLDLSVDYYDIKIDDAIRSIGSSNILTACGVTGNADICSRVRRNATTGDLFRGSDADISGLIFNSQDNFGSLHFQGIDLTASYAWSVGPGRLTASMMGSYALKQEYEPVPGVQEVTYDCAGVVNVACNSAEWRHVLSTRYNFDRYTVSLRWRYIGELDYQNTDGTPGTTDVRLVNQDNKVSAYNYFDLSGSMQLGDYVTWTLGVNNIADKEPPLVGGSLTYNGNSLGGYDQAGRYVFTSVGLRF